The segment TGATCGGCACCGCATGCTTGCAGGCCAGCATGGTGCCGAGCAGGTTGATCTGGGTGATGCGCAGGAACACGTCCGGGGTCAGGCTCTCCAGCGGCTGGTCGCCGCCCGCAATGCTGACGCCGACATTGTTGTGGAGCACGTGCAGGGCGCCCCAGCGCTTCACCGCGTCCTGGACCATGGCCATCAGGTCGGATTCGATCGTCACGTCCGCCTGGAAGGGCTCCGCCGTGCCGCCCTCGTTGCGGATCGCCTGCACCGTCTCGTCGGCCGAAGCCATCGCGCGGTCGACGACCAGCACCTTGGCGCCCTCGCGCGCGTAGAGCATCGCCGCCGCCCGGCCGTTGCCAACGCCCTGGCCGGGGCTCTGCCCGCCGCCGACGACCACCGCCACCTTGTTCTCGAGCCGCATCCGTCCCTCGTCCGTCTTTTCTTCGCCGGCGGGCATGGTCGTCCGCGGGCGGGACGGGTGCAAGGGGCGGCTCAGTCCGCGGGCGATCCCTCCGGCGCCGCGGCACCGGCGGCGGCCAGGACGGCGGACAGCAGGCCGGGGAACCGTGCGTCCAACTCTTCGCGCCGCAGTGCGTTCATGTGGGCGGTGCCGTCGTTGCGCGTGCGGATGACGCCGCTGTCGCGCAGGACCCGGAAGTGATGCGACATGCTCGACTTGGCGCGGCCGCAGTCGATCGCGTTGCAGCTGCATTCGCCTTCGCGCGCGATCTGCCGGACGATTTCCAGCCGGACGGGGTCGCTGAGGGCGTGCAGCACATGCTCGACGCTGACGTCGCGGAGGTGGGGATGCTTGAGGGCGCGCATGTCCGCACTTTACCACGCGGAGATTCGGCTTGCTATTGTTCGTTAAATACCGAACTATCGAATAAGAGGCCGGCCGCGGAGATGGTGCGGCCGGGAGGAGTCTCGCCGGGTGTCCGGGCGCAACCGTCCGCAGCGACCTTCTGCAGAGGAATGTCACGATGGAATACCGCACACTCGGCGGCACGGGTCTGAAGATCCCTGCGCTGATCCTCGGCACCGCCACTTTCGGCGGCGGGAACGAGTTCTTCAAGAAATGGGGCGACACGGACGTGAAGGAGGCCACGGCGCTCGTCGACGTGGCGCTCGAAGCCGGCTCGAACATGTTCGACACGGCCGACGTCTATTCGCGCGGCCTGTCGGAGGAGATCCTCGGCAAGGCGATCGCGGGGCGCCGCGACGACGTGCTGATCGCGACCAAGGTCGGCATCCCGATGGGCGAGGGGCCGAACGATGCCGGCACCTCGCGCGACCGGATCGTCCGCGGCGCCGAAGCGAGTCTGAAGCGGCTCGGCACCGACCGCATCGACCTCTACCAGCTGCACGCCTTCGACGCGCTGACGCCGGTCGAGGAGATGCTGCAGGCGATGGACGTGTTGATCCGCTCCGGCAAGGTCCGCTATTTCGGCGTCTCGAACTATTCGGGCTGGCACCTGATGAAGATGCTGGCGGCGGCCGATCGCTACGGCCTGCCGAAGCCGGCGATCCATCAGGCCTACTATTCGCTCGCCGTGCGCGATTTCGAGTGGGAGCTGATGCCGCTCGGCCTCGACCAGAACGTCGGGACGCTGGTCTGGAGCCCGCTGTCCGGCGCCAAGCTGAGCGGCAAGATCGGCCGCAACAAGCGCCCGCCCGAGGGCAGCCGTGCCGCCACCGACGCCAGCTGGGACGTCCCGGAGGACCGTCTGTTCGCGATCACCGACGTGCTCGAAGCCGTCTCGGCCGAGACCGGTCGCTCGATCCCGCAGGTGTCGCTCGCCTGGCTCCTGGCACGGCCGACGGTGTCCGGCCTGATCATCGGTGCCCGCAACGCCGACCAGCTCCGCGACAATCTCGCGGCGGCCGACCTGAAGCTGACGCCGGAGCAGACCGCCCGCCTCGACGCGGCGAGCGCGGTGACGCCGGCCTATCCCTACTGGCACCAGCAGCAGTCGGTGCCGATGCGGATCCCGCTGCCGGTCTGAACGGCAGCGGTCGGCGCGCCGGCGCTATTTCGGGAACGGGAAGGCGTCGAGATACGGCTGATAGTCGGGCTCGACGTCGATCCCCAGCGTGTTCAGCACGCGCACCACGGCGCAGTAGAAGCCGATCACCAGGGTGAGTTCGACCATCAGTTCCTCGCCGAGCTCCGCCTTCAGTTCGGCGAAGGTCGCCTCCTTCATGCCGGGGCCCTCGGCCATCTCGCGCGCGGCGTGCAGCACCGCCCTGTCGAGCGCGGGAAGGCCGCTGTCCTTGCCGTCCGTCTCGGCGATGATCGCGCGGACGTCGTCGTCGGT is part of the Constrictibacter sp. MBR-5 genome and harbors:
- a CDS encoding aldo/keto reductase encodes the protein MEYRTLGGTGLKIPALILGTATFGGGNEFFKKWGDTDVKEATALVDVALEAGSNMFDTADVYSRGLSEEILGKAIAGRRDDVLIATKVGIPMGEGPNDAGTSRDRIVRGAEASLKRLGTDRIDLYQLHAFDALTPVEEMLQAMDVLIRSGKVRYFGVSNYSGWHLMKMLAAADRYGLPKPAIHQAYYSLAVRDFEWELMPLGLDQNVGTLVWSPLSGAKLSGKIGRNKRPPEGSRAATDASWDVPEDRLFAITDVLEAVSAETGRSIPQVSLAWLLARPTVSGLIIGARNADQLRDNLAAADLKLTPEQTARLDAASAVTPAYPYWHQQQSVPMRIPLPV
- a CDS encoding SDR family NAD(P)-dependent oxidoreductase, yielding MRLENKVAVVVGGGQSPGQGVGNGRAAAMLYAREGAKVLVVDRAMASADETVQAIRNEGGTAEPFQADVTIESDLMAMVQDAVKRWGALHVLHNNVGVSIAGGDQPLESLTPDVFLRITQINLLGTMLACKHAVPIMREQRSGSVVNISSVAAVGNYPLVAYKATKSAMIAFTRQLAIDNAPYGVRANVILPGLIDTPMAVDTRVRATGKTREQISAERSARVPMGHMGTGWDIGYASLYLASDEASFVTGVVFPVDGGATAKISGA
- a CDS encoding helix-turn-helix domain-containing protein; its protein translation is MRALKHPHLRDVSVEHVLHALSDPVRLEIVRQIAREGECSCNAIDCGRAKSSMSHHFRVLRDSGVIRTRNDGTAHMNALRREELDARFPGLLSAVLAAAGAAAPEGSPAD
- a CDS encoding carboxymuconolactone decarboxylase family protein, which codes for MARVRYNDPEDLPEADREILKRRINLHRALSNSVGGTRAFSGLGQWIRFKAKLDPRLREMAILQVGWLARSDYEWSHHVKIGRDFGVTDDDVRAIIAETDGKDSGLPALDRAVLHAAREMAEGPGMKEATFAELKAELGEELMVELTLVIGFYCAVVRVLNTLGIDVEPDYQPYLDAFPFPK